In Perca flavescens isolate YP-PL-M2 chromosome 7, PFLA_1.0, whole genome shotgun sequence, the following proteins share a genomic window:
- the dclre1b gene encoding 5' exonuclease Apollo, translating to MSVNGKVIPNTPLAVDFWHVRKCPSARMFFLSHMHSDHTAGLTSTWSHRPIYCSPTTAALLRLKLQVKEQWIHPLELDEPYLLPLDDIGKERLTVTLIDANHCPGAVMFLFEGYFGSILYTGDFRYTPSMLREPCLRTNTNIDVLYLDNTNCDPNRTLPSRQRATQQIKEIIRSHPNHNVVIGLYALGKESLLLDLAMEFKTWIEVSFERMETLKALELPDVFTTDPGAGRIRAVDQSEICSATLQQWNKEQPTLAILPTSRPLVSYHPNIHVVPYSDHSSYQELEDFVSAIKPTSLVPIVGNHVPGSFSALLPSKKRHEILVPESVRHYMLRQPERQLSSSSYTSLRSRHFRLLAPKGVVFESPVHGSRKSCEEALEAECLQQDASEEEMDTESIENDSDCILVDLSKDYTPNKNRRGTGDMWSLNIVQTVSEDMGMAESVPFSQSNFAPVEILTNTKACLKPVWSTRRPLETNAKIINKAASNENGRSQHSRHENVQNNHTLSGGDSMTQHSGHGIDQDSDVMPNDQMNNSVVTALQGSLDNDSCSSSSFQTELKQEYIEELENRILKVLPFIKEDFRTWGLLQKSFVQQFCLSPLCDEREDDLSDR from the exons ATGTCAGTCAATGGGAAAGTCATCCCGAACACTCCGCTGGCTGTGGACTTCTGGCATGTGCGGAAGTGTCCAAGCGCAAGGATGTTTTTCCTGTCCCACATGCACAGCGACCATACGGCGGGTTTGACCTCCACCTGGAGCCACCGGCCCATCTACTGCTCACCAACCACTGCCGCTCTGCTCCGACTCAAACTGCAG GTGAAAGAACAGTGGATCCATCCATTAGAGCTCGATGAGCCATACCTGCTGCCACTGGATGACATTGGCAAGGAGAGGCTGACAGTCACACTGATAGATGCCAACCACTGTCCAGGGGCTGTCATGTTTCTCTTCGAAGGCTACTTTGGCTCTATACTGTACACTG gtgACTTCAGATATACTCCCTCCATGTTGCGTGAGCCGTGCTTGAGGACCAACACCAATATAGATGTCCTGTACCTGGACAACACCAACTGTGACCCCAACCGCACCCTCCCCTCCAGACAGCGAGCCACTCAACAAATCAAAGAGATCATCCGCAGCCACCCAAACCACAATGTAGTCATAG GCCTGTATGCACTGGGTAAGGAGTCCTTGCTGTTGGACCTGGCGATGGAGTTTAAAACTTGGATCGAGGTGAGCTTTGAGAGGATGGAGACCCTCAAAGCCCTGGAGCTGCCTGACGTCTTCACCACTGACCCAGGAGCCGGTCGTATCCGAGCCGTGGACCAGTCGGAGATCTGCTCTGCTACTTTACAGCAGTGGAACAAAGAACAACCCACTTTGGCCATCTTACCCACCAGTAGGCCCCTTGTCTCCTATCACCCCAACATCCACGTGGTGCCCTACTCCGACCACTCCTCTTACCAAGAGTTGGAGGATTTTGTTTCTGCAATTAAACCTACCTCCCTTGTACCCATTGTAGGAAACCATGTACCTGGAAGCTTCTCTGCCTTACTGCCCAGCAAAAAGCGACATGAAATCCTGGTGCCTGAGTCAGTCAGACACTACATGTTGAGACAGCCTGAGAGGCAACTCAGCTCGTCATCGTACACCAGCCTTCGCAGCAGACATTTCCGACTTCTTGCTCCCAAAGGGGTGGTATTTGAGTCTCCTGTACATGGATCCAGGAAGTCATGTGAAGAAGCCTTGGAGGCGGAGTGCCTGCAGCAGGATGCTTCTGAGGAAGAGATGGACACAGAAAGTATCGAAAATGACTCTGACTGCATCCTTGTTGACCTGAGCAAGGATTACACCCCTAACAAAAACAGAAGAGGGACTGGAGACATGTGGAGCCTCAACATCGTCCAGACAGTGTCTGAAGATATGGGGATGGCAGAGTCGGTGCCTTTCAGCCAAAGCAACTTTGCTCCAGTGGAAATTCTGACAAACACCAAGGCCTGCTTGAAGCCTGTCTGGAGCACAAGAAGGCCTTTAGAAACAAATGCCAAAATAATCAACAAGGCGGCTTCAAATGAAAATGGCCGCAGCCAGCATAGCAGGCatgaaaatgttcagaacaaccACACATTGTCAGGCGGTGATAGCATGACTCAGCACAGTGGACATGGAATTGATCAGGACAGTGACGTAATGCCAAATGACCAAATGAACAACAGCGTCGTGACAGCATTGCAGGGCAGCCTCGACAACGATTCCTGCTCTTCATCTAGCTTCCAGACTGAGCTGAAGCAGGAGTATATAGAGGAGCTTGAAAACAGAATTTTAAAGGTTCTCCCCTTCATAAAAGAGGACTTTAGGACGTGGGGCCTCCTGCAGAAGAGCTTTGTGCAACAGTTTTGCCTCTCTCCTTTATGTGATGAAAGAGAGGATGACCTATCAGACAGATAA